The Streptomyces sp. NBC_00483 genome contains the following window.
ATCTCGGCGAGGCTCAGGTGGACCAGCTGGGAGGATCCGTTTCTGCTTTCCCGGCATCCAACTCCCGGGCTCGCAGGACGGTCAGGCAGGCGTGGGCGGCCATGGCGAGGGTCATGTGGCGGTGCCAGCCGGGATAGCGGCGGACTTGGTAGTCGTCCAGACCGCATTCCTGCTTGGCGCTTTGGAAGCACTCCTCGATGGCCCACCGGCTGCCCGCGATGCGGATCAGCTCATCAAGCGTGGTCTCGGCGGGGCAGTAGGCGATGTAGTAGGAGATCTCCTGCGGGCGGGCAACGCTGCGGCGGGCGATGACCCAGTGGCGGCGGTCGGGCCGATGCCAGGGCCGGACCTCGACGCGTGCCCAGTCGTAGATCCGCGGACCGTGAGCCCCGCTGCCACAGGAACGGCGCTTCCACTTCTGCGGGGCAAGGCCGTTGAACAGCTCGTGGACGGGATGGTCCAGTGCCCAGCGGGTGACGACGGTGTCGTGCCGGGTGGTGGCCATGACGTGGAAGATGTCCGCCCGTTCCAGCTCCGACCTCCAGCCCTTGCTGAACCCGTAGGCGGCATCCCCGGTCACCCACCGGAACGGGATCTGGTCCGCGATGGCGCGGCGGACCATCGCCTTGGCCATGGCCACCTTGGTCTCGAAGACGACCTCATCAGTGATGCCGGCCCGACGGCACCTATCCCGGTCGTCGGTCCAGGAGGCGGGCAGATACAGACGCCGGTCGATCAGCGTCCGCCCGCGGTCGGTTGCATAGGCGAGGAAGACGCCGACCTGGCAGTTCTCCGTCCGCCCGGCCGTGCCGGAGTACTGCCGCTGCACCCCTGCCGACCGCGTCCCCTTCTTCAAGAAACCCGTGTCGTCCACGACCAGGACCGCGTCCCGGCTACCGAGGTTGTCGACCACGTACTGACGCACGTCATCGAGGACCTCGTCGGCGTTCCACTCGATCCGGTTCAGCATCCGGTGGATGCGGTCCGGGCCGTCATGGCCGGCTTCCTCTGCCAGCGTCCAGCCGTTCTTCCGCTGCAAGGGAGCGATCAGGCCCCGCATATAGGCCAGTGCCGATTCCCGAGGTTCTGACCTGCTGAAACGGTGCACGAACCGCCCATGCACAGCTTCCAGTTCACCCGCCCACAGCCTGACATCAGCTAGGTCCCCACCCATAATCACACCAACGACCGACCTGGCCACCAGTCACGGCAAGCACCGTTGCAGTACTAGTAGGCCTGCCCCACCCCGAAAACCCTGCGAGGGGCCCGGTCCGCGGACCGGGCCCCTCGGGCTCTCCCCCTCCTGCGCCGGAACCCCGATCCCCCCAGATCGCCCCCCTGGGTGTTCCGACACCCAGTACGACACTCGGGCGGTGCAGAGGGTTGTACGTGGTTGCGGAGAAAACTTTTTACAGGGCGTGCGCCGCGAACTACACGGCGTGTGCCGTGAACCGCTCAGCCGTCTCGGCCAGCACCTCGCGCCCGTCGCGGGCCCACAGACCGTCGTTGAACAGCTCGACCTCGATGGGCCCCGTGTACCCCTGCGCCTCGACGAGACCGCGCCAGTACCGCATGTCGATCGCGCCGTCTCCGATCTGCCCGCGCCCGTTGAGGACGCCCTCGGGCAACGGCGTGGTCCAGTCGGCGAGTTGGAACGTCGCGATACGTCCCTGCGCCCCGGCCCGCGCGATCTGCGCGGGCGCCTGGTCGTCCCACCAGATGTGGTACGTGTCAACGCAGACGCCGACCTGCTCCGCCGGGAAGCGTTCGGCGATGTCCAGGGCCTGCGCGAGCGTCGAGACGACGCAGCGGTCGGACGCGTACATCGGGTGCAGCGGCTCGATCGCGAGCTGAACGCCGCGCTCGGCGGCGTACGGGGCGAGTTCGACGAGCGCGTCACCGATACGTTCGCGGGCGCCCGGCAGGTCGTACGAACCGGCCGGGAGGCCGCCCGAGACCAGCACCAGGACGTTCGTGCCGAGGGTGACGGCCTCGTCGACGGCGCGCTTGTTGTCCTCGATCGCGGCCTTGCGCTCGGTCTCGTCGATGCCGGTGAGGAAGCCGCCCCGGCAGTGCGTCGTGACGTTGAGCCCGGCGTCGCGCAGCAGCTTCGCCGCGGCCTCGACGCCGTACTCCTGGACGGGCGCACGCCACGTACCGAGGTTCTGGACACCCAACTCGTGGCAGGCGTCGACCAGTTCGGGAAGCCCGAGCTGCTTGACGGTCATCTGGTTGATGGAGAAGCGGGAATCCGCGGTAAAGGTCGTGCCGCTCATGAGGTCACTCCGTACAGGGCGAGCAGGTTCTTCATCCGGGCCTCGGCGAGCTCCGGCTTCGGGAACAGGCCCAGCTGGTCGGCGAGTTCGTAGGCGCGCGCGAAGTGCGGCAGCGAACGCGCGGACTGGAGGCCGCCGACCATCGTGAAGTGGTCCTGGTGGCCGGAGAGCCAGGCGAGGAAGACGACGCCGGTCTTGTAGAAGCGGGTCGGCGCCTGGAACAGGTGGCGCGACAACTCGACGGTCGGGTCGAGGAGTTGACGGAATCCGGCCACATCACCCGTGTCGAGGGTGCGTACCGCCTTCGCGGCGAGCGGGCCCAGCGGGTCGAAGATGCCGAGCAGCGCGTGCGAGAAACCGCGCTCGTCGCCGGCGATCAGCTCCGGGTAGTTGAAGTCGTCGCCGGTGTAGCAGCGCACGCCGTTCGGGAGGCGGCGGCGGATGTCGACCTCGCGCTGGGCTTCGAGCAGCGAGACCTTGATGCCGTCGACCTTGTCGGAGTGCGCCTTGATGATCTCGACGAAGGTGTCGGTGGCGGCATCCAGGTCGGACGAGCCCCAGTAGCCCTCCAGCGCCGGGTCGAACATCGGGCCGAGCCAGTGCAGGATGACGGGTTCGGTGGCCTGGCGGAGCAGGTGGCCGTACAGGTCGACGTAGTCCTGCGGGCTGTTCGCGGCGGCGGCGAGCGCGCGGGAGGCCATCAGGATGACCTGGGCGCCCGCCTCCTCGGCGACCGCGAGCTGCTCCTCGTACGCCGCGCGCACGTCCTTGAGGGACGCGCCGGGCGCGATCTGGTCGGTGCCGACGCCGACCGCGATGCGCCCGCCGACCGACTTGGCCTCGGCCGACGAGCGGCGGATCAGCTCGGCGGCGCCCGCCCAGTCCAGGCCCATGCCGCGCTGCGCGGTGTCCATGGCCTCCGCGACGCCGAGGCCGTGCGACCACAGGTGGCGGCGGAAGGCGAGGGTGGCGTCCCAGTCGACGGCGGCCGGGGAGTCCGGCGTGGTGTCGGCGAGCGGGTCGGCGACGACGTGCGCCGCCGAGTAGACGACGCGGGACGCGAGCGGGGCGCCCGTGTCGAAGGTGAGGGGCTCGGCGCGC
Protein-coding sequences here:
- a CDS encoding IS701 family transposase — encoded protein: MGGDLADVRLWAGELEAVHGRFVHRFSRSEPRESALAYMRGLIAPLQRKNGWTLAEEAGHDGPDRIHRMLNRIEWNADEVLDDVRQYVVDNLGSRDAVLVVDDTGFLKKGTRSAGVQRQYSGTAGRTENCQVGVFLAYATDRGRTLIDRRLYLPASWTDDRDRCRRAGITDEVVFETKVAMAKAMVRRAIADQIPFRWVTGDAAYGFSKGWRSELERADIFHVMATTRHDTVVTRWALDHPVHELFNGLAPQKWKRRSCGSGAHGPRIYDWARVEVRPWHRPDRRHWVIARRSVARPQEISYYIAYCPAETTLDELIRIAGSRWAIEECFQSAKQECGLDDYQVRRYPGWHRHMTLAMAAHACLTVLRARELDAGKAETDPPSWST
- a CDS encoding sugar phosphate isomerase/epimerase family protein; its protein translation is MSGTTFTADSRFSINQMTVKQLGLPELVDACHELGVQNLGTWRAPVQEYGVEAAAKLLRDAGLNVTTHCRGGFLTGIDETERKAAIEDNKRAVDEAVTLGTNVLVLVSGGLPAGSYDLPGARERIGDALVELAPYAAERGVQLAIEPLHPMYASDRCVVSTLAQALDIAERFPAEQVGVCVDTYHIWWDDQAPAQIARAGAQGRIATFQLADWTTPLPEGVLNGRGQIGDGAIDMRYWRGLVEAQGYTGPIEVELFNDGLWARDGREVLAETAERFTAHAV
- a CDS encoding dihydrodipicolinate synthase family protein — encoded protein: MTLHLPNAAGELKAYKPRAEPLTFDTGAPLASRVVYSAAHVVADPLADTTPDSPAAVDWDATLAFRRHLWSHGLGVAEAMDTAQRGMGLDWAGAAELIRRSSAEAKSVGGRIAVGVGTDQIAPGASLKDVRAAYEEQLAVAEEAGAQVILMASRALAAAANSPQDYVDLYGHLLRQATEPVILHWLGPMFDPALEGYWGSSDLDAATDTFVEIIKAHSDKVDGIKVSLLEAQREVDIRRRLPNGVRCYTGDDFNYPELIAGDERGFSHALLGIFDPLGPLAAKAVRTLDTGDVAGFRQLLDPTVELSRHLFQAPTRFYKTGVVFLAWLSGHQDHFTMVGGLQSARSLPHFARAYELADQLGLFPKPELAEARMKNLLALYGVTS